The following coding sequences are from one Acidimicrobiia bacterium window:
- a CDS encoding methylmalonyl-CoA mutase, translated as MSDAFMPLSLADGFASVGQEAWAVLAQKVLGDQPLSSLTTELDRGICIQPLYTADDARGRQGPVGSAGWDIRSLVNETEAATANQVALEELRNGATSLLLAGHHDLATVLNEVYLAMAPVALMPGLHQKASVAWLLDAWQEINPADRRGALGLDPLGVAARWGGAPDWEGLEPTVQATTGFSGLRALTVDATVYAEAGAGPVLELAASLATGVAYLHHLVDSGATVDEAFAALTFTYTADCDQFVTMAKLRAARRLWARVAQTSEAGDQSQHQTVVTSAAMLTRQDPWVNLLRSTVAAFSASIGGADVVTVRPFDSALGQPDEFGRRMARNLQLVLAEESSLSSLIDPAGGSWFVENLTDQLAQAAWQEFQTVEAAGGAEEALASGRWAAEAETAAAARSARIADGSEEIIGVTAYPNPEEAPLSRPATKDQPAGPLPLRRWAAPFESGGTA; from the coding sequence ATGTCTGATGCGTTTATGCCGCTTTCTTTAGCGGACGGGTTTGCCTCAGTGGGCCAAGAAGCATGGGCTGTCTTGGCGCAAAAGGTTTTGGGCGATCAACCGTTGAGCTCGCTGACCACCGAATTGGACCGCGGTATTTGCATCCAACCGCTCTACACGGCTGACGACGCACGAGGGCGGCAAGGCCCGGTAGGTAGCGCAGGCTGGGATATTCGCTCTTTAGTAAACGAAACAGAGGCCGCCACGGCCAACCAAGTGGCGTTAGAAGAATTACGCAACGGGGCCACCTCGTTACTGCTGGCCGGCCACCATGATTTAGCCACGGTGCTCAACGAGGTGTATCTGGCTATGGCCCCGGTAGCCCTGATGCCCGGCCTGCATCAAAAAGCTAGCGTGGCCTGGTTGCTTGATGCTTGGCAAGAAATAAACCCGGCCGACCGTCGTGGTGCCTTGGGCCTCGACCCTCTCGGGGTAGCGGCCCGCTGGGGTGGCGCTCCCGACTGGGAGGGTTTGGAGCCAACTGTTCAAGCCACCACCGGTTTCTCGGGCCTGCGTGCGCTCACCGTTGATGCCACGGTTTATGCCGAAGCTGGCGCCGGCCCAGTTTTAGAACTCGCCGCCTCGTTGGCCACCGGGGTTGCTTACTTGCATCACCTTGTTGATTCTGGGGCAACGGTTGATGAAGCTTTCGCCGCTCTGACCTTTACTTACACCGCAGATTGTGACCAGTTTGTGACCATGGCTAAATTGCGTGCCGCTCGTCGCCTATGGGCCCGGGTGGCCCAAACCAGCGAGGCCGGCGACCAAAGCCAACACCAAACAGTAGTGACCTCCGCTGCCATGTTGACCCGACAAGACCCCTGGGTGAACCTTTTGCGCTCCACGGTGGCTGCCTTTTCTGCCAGCATCGGTGGAGCAGACGTAGTAACGGTACGCCCCTTCGATAGCGCCCTCGGTCAACCCGACGAGTTCGGTCGCCGCATGGCGCGAAATCTACAACTTGTGCTGGCTGAAGAAAGCAGCCTCAGTTCGCTAATTGACCCGGCGGGTGGTTCGTGGTTTGTTGAAAACCTCACCGACCAGTTGGCGCAAGCCGCCTGGCAAGAATTCCAAACTGTCGAGGCGGCCGGGGGAGCCGAAGAAGCCTTGGCCAGTGGCCGTTGGGCCGCCGAAGCAGAGACCGCCGCCGCAGCCCGCTCGGCTCGTATCGCCGACGGATCCGAAGAAATCATCGGCGTAACGGCTTACCCCAACCCTGAAGAAGCGCCTCTGTCGCGGCCAGCCACCAAGGATCAACCCGCTGGGCCGCTGCCCCTGCGCCGCTGGGCTGCACCATTCGAATCGGGAGGCACAGCATGA
- a CDS encoding ABC transporter ATP-binding protein: MTGLQDKAATPILLGMVNIRSSMPQDLAPAGLRVDDLSVDFDGRSVLQNVSLEVAPGEIVALLGPSGCGKTTLLRSMAGLERPFHGAITLGDRMLHGPKTFVAPERRRIGMVFQDSSLFPHLTVSQNVAYGLHHKDKKESRTREALALVGLSDLADRLPGTLSGGQQQRVAVARALAPEPRVLLLDEPFSSLDTTLRHSVRNEIHRLLVSLGITTVFVTHDQEEAFILGDRVAVLHEGKIAQVGTPAELYRQPVNRWLATFVGEANLLSVDEAPADCVTEIGPIPVTTPIAGPAELMLRPEDLKVASGTGATVEFVEYYGHDAMVQILLASGTSVRVRTHAEESFTRGDEVAVSYCGPGATAFPVGLPNNDC, translated from the coding sequence ATGACGGGATTGCAGGACAAGGCTGCCACCCCTATCCTGTTAGGCATGGTGAACATTCGCTCTTCTATGCCACAAGACTTGGCGCCCGCTGGGCTTCGCGTGGACGACCTTTCGGTAGATTTTGATGGGCGCTCGGTGCTGCAAAACGTTTCGTTAGAGGTCGCCCCCGGAGAGATCGTGGCCTTGTTAGGGCCCAGTGGGTGCGGTAAAACCACTCTGTTGCGTAGCATGGCCGGCTTAGAGCGCCCCTTCCACGGAGCCATCACCCTCGGGGACCGCATGCTCCATGGGCCAAAAACTTTCGTAGCTCCAGAGCGGCGACGCATCGGCATGGTTTTTCAAGACAGTTCGTTGTTCCCACACCTCACGGTGAGTCAAAATGTGGCTTACGGTCTGCACCACAAAGACAAAAAAGAGTCTCGAACCCGAGAAGCATTGGCTTTGGTAGGGCTCAGTGATTTAGCCGACCGTTTGCCGGGCACCCTGTCTGGCGGCCAGCAACAGCGGGTAGCGGTAGCTCGTGCTTTAGCCCCGGAGCCTCGAGTACTTTTACTCGACGAACCATTTTCTAGCCTCGACACCACACTGCGCCATAGCGTCCGTAACGAAATCCACCGCCTCTTGGTGTCTCTGGGCATCACCACGGTGTTTGTTACCCACGACCAAGAAGAAGCATTTATTCTCGGTGACCGGGTGGCCGTATTACATGAGGGCAAGATCGCTCAAGTGGGCACCCCGGCGGAGCTTTACCGTCAGCCAGTAAATCGTTGGCTGGCCACCTTTGTCGGCGAAGCCAACCTGCTGAGCGTCGACGAAGCGCCGGCCGACTGTGTCACCGAGATCGGCCCGATACCCGTCACCACCCCCATCGCCGGACCGGCCGAATTGATGTTGCGCCCGGAGGACCTCAAGGTTGCCTCGGGCACCGGCGCCACGGTGGAGTTCGTGGAGTACTACGGTCATGACGCCATGGTTCAGATTTTGCTGGCTTCAGGCACTTCGGTACGGGTGCGCACCCACGCCGAAGAATCATTCACTCGTGGCGACGAAGTGGCTGTTTCTTATTGCGGCCCAGGAGCAACTGCTTTTCCGGTTGGTTTACCAAATAACGATTGTTAA
- a CDS encoding formylglycine-generating enzyme family protein, which translates to MCGSYSFFCGGFSVIDPLANLVELPGGVFRMGSEDPLAYVNDGEGPVREVQIASFSLSATTVTNQEFAAFVETTGWKTTAEKEGWSFVFAGHLPDDFEDTRGVVGAEWWRQVMGATWRSPEGPHSNINQRSHHPVVHVSWLDAMAFAQWAGGRLPTEAEWEYAARGGLDQARLPWGDELLVDGQHRCNIWTGTFPVEDTAEDGYAGTAPVDAFAPNNWGFYNCSGNVWEWCSDWFGTQFSEERPIPNPTGPAMGVHRIVKGGSFLCHDSYCHRYRVGARSATTPESTTGHQGIRLAQ; encoded by the coding sequence ATGTGCGGAAGCTATTCGTTCTTTTGTGGCGGGTTTAGCGTGATTGACCCATTGGCCAACCTGGTGGAGTTGCCGGGTGGTGTTTTTCGCATGGGCAGCGAGGACCCCTTGGCTTACGTAAATGACGGGGAAGGCCCGGTGCGTGAAGTGCAGATCGCCTCGTTTTCTCTTTCGGCTACCACGGTCACCAACCAGGAGTTTGCTGCTTTTGTGGAGACCACAGGATGGAAAACCACCGCCGAAAAAGAAGGTTGGTCTTTTGTTTTTGCGGGCCATTTACCCGACGATTTTGAAGACACCCGAGGGGTGGTAGGTGCTGAATGGTGGCGGCAAGTTATGGGGGCCACTTGGCGAAGCCCCGAAGGCCCGCACAGCAACATAAACCAGCGCAGCCATCACCCGGTGGTGCATGTTTCTTGGTTGGATGCCATGGCTTTTGCTCAGTGGGCGGGCGGGCGTTTGCCTACCGAAGCCGAGTGGGAGTATGCCGCTCGGGGAGGGCTGGACCAGGCCCGTTTGCCGTGGGGCGATGAACTCCTTGTTGATGGCCAGCATCGCTGTAATATTTGGACCGGTACTTTTCCTGTTGAGGACACCGCAGAAGATGGTTACGCCGGGACTGCTCCGGTGGATGCTTTTGCCCCGAACAATTGGGGTTTTTACAATTGCTCAGGCAATGTGTGGGAGTGGTGCAGCGACTGGTTTGGCACCCAGTTTTCCGAAGAGCGGCCCATCCCTAACCCCACCGGGCCGGCCATGGGAGTGCACCGCATAGTTAAGGGCGGTTCATTTTTGTGCCACGATAGTTACTGCCACCGCTATCGGGTGGGTGCTCGGTCGGCCACCACCCCAGAAAGCACCACCGGCCATCAAGGAATCCGCTTGGCCCAGTAA
- a CDS encoding LLM class F420-dependent oxidoreductase yields the protein MHITTSLNYATDPQEAAAQAKELEAAGVDCIWVPEAYGFDAVSLLGYLAASTSTVGLASGILNTYSRTPALLAQTAAGLDALSGGRFSLGLGASGPQVIEGFHGMPYKMPLTRMKEIISICRQAWQREKLEYEGKVFTLPLPPEEGTGLGKPLKIINHLVRPDIPIYVAALGQKSVEETVATTEGWLPFLVYPERMDLIWGDAVKAGMARRDPNRGEFDIVAGGLVAIGDDAAQYRDYARPMAALYIGGMGARGKNFYNDVCRDYGFADEAKAVQDAYLEGRREDAMAALPAELIENTTLCGDEAYVVDRLAAYKAAGVTSLNVSPVGGNPAQVLGRLRELAEHA from the coding sequence ATGCACATAACCACCAGCCTCAACTACGCCACCGACCCTCAGGAAGCTGCTGCTCAAGCCAAAGAACTTGAAGCGGCCGGCGTGGACTGTATTTGGGTTCCCGAAGCCTACGGCTTTGACGCCGTCAGCCTTTTGGGCTACTTAGCGGCCAGCACCTCCACCGTGGGTTTAGCCAGCGGCATTTTAAATACCTACAGCCGCACCCCGGCGTTGCTGGCCCAAACCGCGGCCGGCCTCGATGCTCTTTCTGGCGGACGTTTCTCTTTAGGGCTGGGGGCTTCCGGCCCACAAGTCATTGAAGGTTTCCACGGCATGCCTTACAAAATGCCTTTGACCCGTATGAAAGAAATAATTTCCATCTGCCGCCAAGCATGGCAGCGCGAAAAGCTCGAATACGAGGGCAAAGTATTTACCTTGCCGTTGCCGCCCGAAGAAGGCACCGGCTTAGGTAAGCCCTTGAAGATCATCAACCATTTGGTCCGCCCTGATATTCCTATTTATGTCGCTGCTTTGGGCCAAAAAAGTGTCGAAGAAACCGTAGCCACCACCGAAGGCTGGTTGCCCTTTTTGGTTTACCCAGAACGCATGGACCTCATTTGGGGCGACGCCGTAAAAGCCGGTATGGCCCGCCGCGACCCCAACCGTGGCGAGTTTGACATTGTGGCTGGCGGCCTGGTGGCTATTGGCGATGATGCGGCGCAGTACCGCGACTACGCCCGCCCCATGGCGGCGCTTTACATCGGGGGCATGGGCGCTCGGGGCAAAAACTTTTACAACGATGTGTGCCGAGACTACGGTTTTGCCGACGAAGCCAAAGCGGTACAAGACGCTTACCTTGAGGGCCGGCGAGAAGACGCCATGGCTGCTTTGCCGGCCGAGTTGATTGAAAACACCACCCTTTGCGGTGATGAGGCTTACGTTGTGGATCGTCTCGCTGCTTACAAAGCAGCCGGGGTTACTTCGCTAAACGTCAGCCCGGTAGGTGGCAACCCGGCACAAGTTTTGGGCCGCCTACGTGAACTGGCTGAGCACGCTTAG
- a CDS encoding extracellular solute-binding protein, with the protein MFKPKYFFTPLLAFSLLFGLTACGGDDIQTLTVYSGRSEKLIGPIFEAFEASTGIALEVRYGSSNDLALVLETEGDKTPADVFLSRSPGPVGYLEDQNALAPLSEDILNRVSADHRSPDGNWVGFAGRGRVLVYNIDETTEAELPASVFDLTDERFRDQVAIPGSNSSFQDWFTIFRLRNGDDAAINWLDDMVANGALFYPKNGAIVEAVGRNEIQFGLVNHYYNFQKVAANGDAQRSANWGFSEGDDGGLMIIASAAVLNQSDHQDLAQELIAFLLSDEQQTYLTESVYEYPLAIGVSPAAVLPDTPADTVGAIPIDDVSSAFTRTMEIIEASGILDQ; encoded by the coding sequence ATGTTCAAACCCAAGTACTTCTTCACCCCGTTGCTGGCCTTTAGCCTGCTTTTTGGCCTAACCGCTTGTGGCGGCGATGACATCCAAACGCTTACCGTCTACTCCGGACGAAGTGAAAAACTGATTGGCCCCATCTTTGAGGCCTTCGAAGCCAGCACCGGCATAGCCCTTGAGGTTCGCTACGGCTCCTCCAACGACTTGGCCCTCGTGCTCGAAACCGAAGGCGACAAAACGCCCGCCGATGTTTTCTTGTCTCGTAGCCCCGGCCCGGTGGGTTACCTCGAAGACCAAAATGCTCTGGCCCCCCTCAGCGAAGACATTCTCAACCGAGTCAGCGCCGATCACCGCTCCCCCGACGGCAACTGGGTAGGTTTTGCCGGCCGAGGCCGGGTGCTGGTCTACAACATTGACGAAACAACCGAAGCCGAACTTCCTGCATCTGTTTTTGATCTCACCGACGAACGCTTTCGTGACCAGGTGGCCATTCCCGGCTCCAACTCTTCGTTCCAAGACTGGTTCACCATTTTCCGCCTTCGCAATGGCGACGACGCAGCCATTAACTGGCTGGACGACATGGTGGCCAACGGCGCCCTCTTTTACCCCAAAAATGGAGCCATTGTTGAAGCAGTAGGCCGCAACGAAATTCAATTTGGTCTGGTTAACCACTACTACAACTTCCAAAAAGTAGCCGCCAACGGTGACGCTCAACGCAGCGCCAACTGGGGTTTTTCAGAAGGTGACGACGGCGGCCTCATGATCATTGCCTCCGCCGCGGTACTTAACCAAAGCGATCACCAAGACTTGGCCCAAGAACTCATTGCGTTCCTTCTAAGCGATGAGCAACAGACCTACCTCACCGAATCGGTTTACGAATACCCATTAGCCATCGGTGTTTCCCCGGCCGCCGTGTTGCCCGACACCCCAGCAGACACCGTAGGGGCCATCCCCATCGACGACGTGTCTTCTGCTTTTACTCGAACCATGGAAATCATCGAAGCCAGCGGGATACTGGACCAATGA
- a CDS encoding epoxide hydrolase, translating into MNQTLSTEISPFAVAVSEEQLADLQQRLENTRWPDQIAESGWDYGCDLGWLKDLADYWQNEFDWAAAQTRLNEFSHFTTTVDGQNIHFIHQRSPHPGALPLVLLHGWPGSVVEFLDLIGPLVDPPAYGGKAEDAFEVIVPSLPGYGWSGPTTEPGWGVDRTAQALNALMERLGIGRYGVQGGDWGSMVARQMTHFAPQSVVGCHVNMLAAGPTGAEDDFEDITPAEQQHLDRAGWYAGQDNGYFRIQETRPQTLAAGLADSPVGLLSWVGEKFYGWAQHDGDLFSVIDRDHLLTNVALYWFTETINSSTRFYFETMQPGGINPGSLGDVPLGVSAFPNELFMGRRRWVEPTHNVTFWAEHEQGGHFAAMETPDVLLTDVRTFFRSLR; encoded by the coding sequence ATGAACCAAACTTTGTCTACAGAAATCTCACCGTTTGCTGTTGCGGTTAGCGAAGAACAACTTGCTGATTTGCAGCAGCGTTTAGAAAACACTCGCTGGCCTGACCAGATTGCCGAAAGCGGTTGGGATTACGGCTGTGACTTAGGATGGCTTAAAGACTTGGCCGACTATTGGCAAAACGAATTTGATTGGGCAGCGGCGCAAACCCGACTCAACGAATTCTCTCATTTCACCACCACCGTAGATGGCCAAAATATTCACTTTATTCACCAGCGCTCCCCTCACCCGGGGGCCCTTCCGTTGGTGTTGTTACACGGCTGGCCGGGGTCGGTGGTGGAGTTTCTTGACCTCATTGGCCCTCTGGTTGACCCTCCGGCTTACGGGGGTAAGGCCGAAGATGCTTTTGAGGTGATCGTGCCATCGTTGCCGGGCTACGGCTGGTCGGGGCCCACCACGGAACCTGGTTGGGGCGTGGACCGCACCGCCCAAGCATTGAATGCTTTGATGGAACGTCTCGGCATTGGCCGTTACGGAGTACAAGGCGGCGATTGGGGGTCCATGGTGGCTCGCCAAATGACCCATTTTGCTCCTCAGTCGGTGGTGGGTTGTCACGTAAACATGTTGGCCGCTGGCCCCACCGGGGCCGAAGATGACTTTGAGGACATCACCCCCGCCGAACAACAGCATTTAGATCGTGCCGGTTGGTACGCCGGGCAAGACAACGGGTATTTCCGTATTCAAGAAACCCGCCCGCAAACGTTGGCTGCTGGGTTGGCTGATTCTCCGGTGGGTTTGTTGTCGTGGGTTGGCGAAAAGTTTTACGGTTGGGCCCAGCACGACGGTGACCTTTTTTCGGTGATCGACCGGGACCACCTCCTGACCAACGTGGCGTTGTATTGGTTTACCGAAACCATTAACTCGTCGACCCGTTTTTATTTTGAAACCATGCAACCGGGGGGCATAAACCCGGGGTCTTTGGGCGATGTGCCGTTGGGGGTTTCTGCTTTTCCCAATGAACTTTTTATGGGCCGCCGACGCTGGGTTGAGCCCACCCACAACGTGACTTTTTGGGCAGAGCATGAGCAGGGTGGCCATTTTGCCGCCATGGAAACCCCCGACGTGTTGCTCACCGATGTGCGTACTTTCTTTCGGAGTCTTCGGTGA
- the dusB gene encoding tRNA dihydrouridine synthase DusB — protein sequence MGLRSPINETVAVAAAGEFAPVEVGPLSVWPPVVLAPMAGVTNAPFRSLCRNFGAGLYVSEMITARGLVDGHLKTSHLSHFGPDESPRSIQLYGTESTSVHRAVEMLVSEDRVDHIDLNFGCPMPKVTRKGGGAAIPLKPRLLADIVAAAVGAAGSVPVTLKFRVGTDDAHHTFLETGRIAQDLGAAAVALHGRTVHQLYSGQADWRHIAALKEAVTEIPVLGNGDIWEPWDALRMMRSTGCDGVVVGRGCLGRPWLFGDLATVFGGRPEDGGAEPGLPPTLGEVSDAMVRHAKLLVAWAGPHGIKDFRKHTAWYLKGYATGPAARRDLQLITSVDDLSQVLAGLDASLTLDPESLRIPRSHRGGPRRVVLPEGWLDNPDDPTPPPAEAEILVSGG from the coding sequence ATGGGTTTACGTTCACCAATCAATGAAACCGTGGCCGTGGCGGCCGCCGGAGAGTTTGCTCCGGTAGAGGTCGGCCCGTTGTCGGTGTGGCCACCGGTGGTGCTGGCTCCCATGGCCGGGGTTACTAATGCTCCGTTTCGGAGTCTGTGCCGCAATTTTGGGGCTGGTCTTTACGTCAGCGAAATGATTACCGCTCGCGGCTTGGTGGATGGCCATTTAAAAACCAGCCACTTGAGTCATTTTGGGCCCGATGAGTCACCACGCAGCATCCAGCTTTATGGCACCGAGTCAACCAGCGTGCACCGAGCGGTTGAGATGCTGGTGAGCGAAGACCGGGTGGACCACATTGATCTCAACTTTGGGTGCCCGATGCCTAAGGTGACCCGCAAGGGTGGCGGGGCGGCTATCCCATTGAAGCCTCGTTTGCTGGCCGACATTGTGGCTGCTGCGGTGGGGGCCGCTGGTTCGGTGCCGGTGACCCTAAAGTTTCGCGTGGGCACCGACGATGCACATCACACGTTTTTGGAAACCGGCCGTATTGCCCAAGACTTGGGGGCCGCAGCGGTGGCTCTGCATGGCCGGACGGTGCATCAGTTGTATTCCGGACAAGCCGATTGGCGCCATATTGCTGCGTTGAAAGAAGCAGTAACAGAGATCCCGGTACTAGGAAACGGAGATATTTGGGAGCCGTGGGATGCCTTGCGCATGATGCGTTCTACCGGTTGCGATGGCGTGGTGGTGGGGCGAGGTTGTTTGGGTCGACCTTGGTTGTTTGGTGACTTGGCCACGGTTTTTGGGGGCCGCCCAGAAGATGGCGGTGCCGAACCGGGCTTGCCGCCTACTTTGGGTGAGGTGTCGGACGCCATGGTGCGTCACGCAAAACTTTTGGTGGCCTGGGCTGGGCCACATGGCATTAAAGATTTTCGCAAACACACTGCTTGGTATTTGAAGGGTTACGCCACGGGGCCGGCGGCTCGCCGAGACCTGCAGTTGATCACCTCGGTTGATGACCTCTCGCAGGTGCTGGCCGGTTTGGATGCTTCGCTGACCTTGGACCCCGAATCGTTGCGTATTCCTCGCAGCCACCGGGGCGGGCCCCGTCGGGTGGTTTTGCCCGAGGGTTGGCTAGATAACCCTGATGACCCCACCCCTCCCCCGGCGGAGGCAGAAATTTTGGTCTCTGGTGGTTGA
- the maf gene encoding septum formation protein Maf, which translates to MVEHLVLASGSPRRLALLRSLGFDPEVRVPPVDETPLPGETPAALVERLALAKLRSVVIHGEVGVAADTVVVIDDEILGKPDSTDEAMVMLTNLSGRTHEVVGGLAVRRGDHDVSGVVRTQVTFRSLSEQEIADYIATGEPMDKAGAYAIQGLGGAFVAELTGCRDNVVGLSLGAFGGLYQALGGQLPVEPGGTSR; encoded by the coding sequence GTGGTTGAGCATTTGGTGTTGGCTTCGGGTTCGCCCCGCCGGTTGGCCTTGTTACGTTCTTTGGGTTTTGACCCAGAGGTGCGGGTGCCGCCGGTGGATGAAACACCCTTACCTGGGGAGACCCCCGCTGCTTTGGTGGAGCGTTTAGCGTTGGCCAAGCTACGTTCGGTGGTAATTCATGGTGAGGTGGGGGTGGCTGCTGACACCGTGGTGGTGATCGATGATGAGATTTTAGGTAAACCCGATTCAACTGATGAGGCCATGGTCATGTTGACCAATCTTTCGGGTCGCACTCACGAAGTGGTGGGGGGTTTGGCGGTACGCCGAGGCGACCACGATGTTTCTGGGGTGGTGCGCACTCAAGTGACCTTTCGTTCGCTTTCTGAACAAGAGATTGCCGACTACATCGCTACCGGCGAACCCATGGATAAAGCGGGGGCTTACGCTATTCAAGGCTTGGGAGGTGCCTTCGTGGCGGAATTAACGGGTTGCCGAGACAACGTTGTTGGTTTGTCCTTGGGGGCTTTTGGCGGGTTGTACCAGGCTCTTGGCGGTCAACTCCCCGTTGAGCCGGGGGGCACCAGTCGGTGA
- a CDS encoding alpha/beta fold hydrolase has translation MITSSDGVRISVNTEGHGPALVFIHGWVNDQTVWAPLAENLVVDHEVTTWDLRGHGESDNPPAGQYSRQHALADLSAVLDTLGCPVVLVGHSLGGYLALAHALAHPEDVAGLVLVAAGPGFRKPEAREEWNQAVLASAKKLDQTPGVEEISMHTDAMVIDRLAEITAPTLVLLGERDKRFAAAASLFERDLNVQASVVVPDQGHMVHLKAPGECAEAIRSFVAGLA, from the coding sequence GTGATCACCAGTAGCGACGGGGTGCGCATCTCGGTTAACACCGAAGGCCACGGACCCGCCTTGGTTTTTATTCATGGCTGGGTGAATGACCAAACGGTGTGGGCGCCGCTGGCCGAAAACCTGGTCGTTGACCACGAAGTCACTACTTGGGATCTTCGGGGCCACGGTGAAAGCGATAACCCCCCTGCTGGGCAGTACTCGCGCCAACATGCCCTGGCTGACTTATCGGCAGTGTTGGACACGCTGGGGTGCCCAGTGGTTTTGGTGGGTCACAGTTTGGGCGGTTACCTCGCTTTGGCTCATGCTTTAGCTCACCCCGAGGATGTAGCCGGGTTGGTGTTGGTGGCGGCCGGGCCGGGTTTTCGCAAGCCCGAAGCCCGAGAAGAATGGAACCAAGCAGTGTTGGCTAGTGCCAAAAAGCTTGATCAAACCCCCGGAGTAGAAGAAATTTCCATGCATACCGATGCCATGGTGATTGACCGCTTGGCCGAGATCACCGCCCCCACTTTGGTTTTGTTGGGTGAGCGGGATAAACGTTTTGCGGCGGCCGCTTCGCTCTTTGAACGAGACTTAAACGTGCAAGCCAGTGTGGTGGTCCCCGACCAAGGGCACATGGTGCATCTCAAAGCACCTGGTGAATGTGCGGAAGCTATTCGTTCTTTTGTGGCGGGTTTAGCGTGA
- a CDS encoding SDR family oxidoreductase — translation MELNNAHVVVTGGSRGIGASLARAYAAQGARVTVVARSAEALQAVANEVGGNAHVADLADSSVVDTLIADLEAAYGPIDVLVNNAGVETVDPIATVDVEAVRATARLNLETPMILTRQVLPGMLARQNGALVFTSSMAGTSGFGGMGPYCATKAGINNFVATLRIELKNTPIRTTLTAPGPVDTGMWDNVENASPSVQRTVKRFNALQLIPKTTPEKLAARVVAATKSGRRHVRHPRRLTLNFWLGESPRRLTEWLTIGVKFDPLDKNQ, via the coding sequence ATGGAACTCAACAATGCACACGTGGTAGTAACCGGCGGCTCTCGAGGTATCGGAGCTTCTCTCGCTCGGGCTTACGCCGCCCAAGGGGCCCGAGTGACCGTGGTGGCTCGTTCGGCCGAGGCCCTTCAAGCGGTAGCCAACGAGGTAGGCGGCAACGCCCACGTAGCCGACCTCGCTGATTCCTCGGTAGTAGACACGCTGATCGCTGACCTTGAAGCGGCCTACGGACCCATTGATGTGTTGGTCAACAATGCTGGGGTCGAAACGGTGGACCCAATCGCCACCGTGGACGTAGAAGCAGTGCGCGCCACCGCTCGACTTAACCTCGAGACCCCCATGATCTTGACCCGCCAAGTGCTGCCCGGCATGCTGGCTCGCCAAAACGGAGCGTTGGTTTTTACTTCGTCTATGGCTGGAACCTCTGGTTTTGGCGGCATGGGGCCCTACTGCGCTACCAAAGCAGGCATAAACAACTTTGTGGCTACTCTGCGCATTGAGCTTAAAAACACGCCGATTCGTACCACCTTGACCGCCCCCGGCCCGGTAGATACCGGCATGTGGGACAACGTAGAAAATGCGTCCCCCAGCGTGCAACGCACCGTCAAGCGCTTTAATGCTTTGCAGCTGATCCCAAAAACCACGCCGGAAAAACTGGCCGCTCGAGTAGTGGCGGCCACTAAATCCGGCCGCCGCCACGTGCGTCACCCACGGCGTTTAACGCTGAACTTTTGGCTGGGGGAGTCCCCCCGCCGCCTCACCGAATGGTTGACCATCGGGGTTAAATTCGACCCCCTAGACAAAAACCAGTAA